GCCGCGGGTCCGCTGCGATTCACGGACGACGTCGGGGTTGTCGCGGAGGAATTTCAGATCGATCACGTGCCCAGGGTACCCGGAGGGGGCCGGGGTCCACCGGCCAACCGCTGGATGCGCGCTTGACGACGATCACGTGAGCGTCGTCAAGCCCTGCCACAGGAAAGAAACACCCAACGCCCCGAAGACGACGCCCGCCACCAGGTCGATCCACGGCCCCGCCGACACCAGCCGCCGCACCACCGGCTCCGTGGACACCGTCACCGCGATGAAGCCGAACCACAGCACCGACGTCGCCAGCAGCGCCGCAACGTACACCGCCTGCACCCACCAGGGCGCGCCGACCGGCATGAACTGCGACAACACCGCCGCGAAGAAAAGCACGACCTTCGGGTTGGACAGGTTCGTCAGCAGCCCCTGCCGGTACGCCCCGCCCACCGTGCCCAGCGCGCCCGCGCCCACCGCCGGGGCGCCGCCCGCGCGCAGCTCCCGGATCCCGCGGACCGCGCCCGCCAGCATCCGCGCGCCCATGTACGCCAGATAACCGCCGCCGAGCAACTGGATCGCGCCCATCAGCGCCGGGTGCGACGACAGCACCGCCGCCACGCCCACCACCGTCAACGTCACCCACGCCGTCAACCCCGTCACGATCCCCGCCACCGCCGCCAGCGCATGCTTCCGCGACCGCGTGGCCATCCGCAGGATCAACAGGACATCCGGGCCGGGGGACGTCATCCCGACGACGTGGATGCCCAGCATCGCCGTGAAAGCCGCCCAGTTCATCGGGCACCGAACCCCGGCGCCACCCCGGAAATGGGGGTCGGGCGGGACGAAAGCAGCGAAATGCGCATGGCGGGGATCATAGCCGCGCCTGCCCCGGTGGCCGGGTGATGCACAATGGAAGAGATGGCTGAGCGACGGATCAAAAACGGCATGCGCGACGGATGGGGCCTCCGGGTGGCCGCCGCCGCGATGCTCGTCGGCGCCGGACTGACCGCCTGGTGGCAGGGCGCCCCGGACATCACCGGCCCCGACGTGATGAAACCGACCCGGCAGACGAAGGTCAAGGACGTCGACGCCGCGGCGTTCACCAACGCCCAAGTCGGCGACTGCCTCACCTGGGACATCGCCGACGACGGATCCGTGAGCAACTTCGTCGTCGTCGGCTGCGACGAACAGCACCGCTACGAAGTCGCCGACCGCGTCGACCTGCGCAACGTCGACCCCTCCATCGGCCAATTCGGCGACGACTCCCCCGAACCCGACCAGGACACCCTGCTGCAGCTGCGCGACTCCGTGTGCCGCGAGCCCGTGCAGAAATACGTCAACGGCAAACTCGACCCCAAGGGCCGGTTCGTGCCGTCGCCGATCCTGCCGCCCAGCAAATCGTGGGCCGACGGCGACCGCACCATGCTCTGCGGCCTGCAGCCCACCGCCGCCGGCGGCGCTCCCGCCCAGGTCAAGGGCCGCGTCGCCGACCTGGACCAGGCCACCCTCGTGGAGGCCGGCCAATGCGTCGCGCTGGACGAATCCGGCGGCCTGCAGCCCATCGACTGCGGGGAGCCGCACCTGCTCGAGGCGGTCGGCAAGGTCGACCTGCGCGAGAAGTTCCCCGATCGCACGCCCACGCCCGATGAGCAGAACGAGCACCTCAGCCAGGCGTGCGTCGCCGCCGCCGAGGAATACCTGGGCGGCGAGGAAAACCTGTACCAGTCGACGCTGCTGCCGTTCTGGATGAGCATCGCACCCGAGTCCTACGACGCCGGCACCCATTCCGTGAACTGCTGGCTGATGAAGGACAACGGCTTCGGCGGCTTCTCGTCGCTGGCGGGGTCCGCGAAGGGCGAGTTCACCATCAACGGCGAGCCGAAGGTGGATCCGCCGCCGCGCAACCCGCTGCGGGAGGGCGGCTCGCCGCAGCCGACTGCCCCGGGTGCCGGCGCCCCGACGGGCACCGTGGGCGGCGGCGGTGCCGCGGGTGGCGGCGCGGCGGGCAACTGAGGCGCATGATCGACGTTTCGGAGGAGCGCTTCGACGAGCTCGTCGACGAGGCCATCGACCTGATCCCCGACGAATTCCTGGACATGATGGAAAACGTGGTGATCCTCGTCGCCCCGCGGAACCCCGATACCCCCGACTTGCTGGGGCTTTACGAGGGCGTTCCCCTGACCGAGCGGACCGCCGACCATTGGGGGCCGCCGGATTGCATCCACATCTACCGTGAGGCGCTGTGCGATTACTGCGCGTCGGAGGAGGTGCTGGTGGAGCAGATCCGGGTGACGGTCCTCCACGAGGTGGGGCACTTTTTCGGCATGGACGAGGACGACTTGGATCGGCTCGGCTACGCCTAGCACCCCGCCCCCTCCTCGCCCCCGCCCCCGCCCTAATCCCCGGACCTTCGTCGCCCCCGCCCCTTCGACCCAGATGCGCCCGTTACATGCAGATGCGCCAGTTGCAACGGGCGTATCTGCCTGGAACTGGCGCATCTGCGGTCGTGTGGTGGAGTGGCGGAGAGTGGTGGTGAAGGGAGGGGTTCAGCGGCGGGGGTCAGCGGGCCTCCGGCTCGTTGCTCAGCTCACCCCACCGCGCCAGCTTCCACGACCCGGCCTTGTCGCCATCGCCGGCATCGACATCGCGCACCAGCTCCACGCGCGCCGCATTGGGCAGCGGGTTCTCGAAGATGAACTTGCCGTCGATGCCCGCCAGATGCTGCGCGATCAGCCGAATCGCCGCACCATGGCTGACCACCGCGATGTTGCGGCCCGCCCCCGCCGCCGCGTCGCCCACGGAACCGGCACCACTGGCAGCATCGCCCACGGCACCCGCACCCGCGGCCCCTGCCGCATGGTCGGCGGCTCCGGAGTGGGACGCCGGGCCGTCGCCAAGCGAAACACCGGGCGCACCACCCGACGCCGCGAGGCCCGACGCCGCGGGATCCTCGCCGACGAGCTTCCGCAGCACCGGCAGATACCGCGCGAGCACGTCATCGGCCGACTCGCCACCGGGGACCTTCGCGGCGAAATCGCCGTGGAGCCAGCCGTGGAAAATCTCCATGAAGCGGCGGTGGGCCTCGTAGTCGCTGCGGCCCTCGATGTCGCCGGCCTGGACCTCGTGCAGGCCGGCCTCGTGACGCAGCCGCACGCCCGGCCCCGCCAGCAGGTGCAGGCCGGCCACGGCGCCCGCCCCGGTCTGCCGCGCCCGCAGCGCATGCGACGTGACCACCTCATGCAGCCGGTCCCACGACGGCAGCAGCACCCGGCCGAGCCGCCGCGCCTGGATGATGCCCTGGTCGGTCAGCGGCGCCCCCGGCAGGGCGGTGTCCAGGATCCGCGCGATGTTCGCGTGGGTCTGGCCGTGGCGGATGAGAATCAACCGATCCTCGCCGCGGTGCGCCTGGCCGACCGACTCCTCCAGGGAGTGGTCCTCGCCGGCGGCGAAGTTGCCGTCGAACTTGGTCATCGTCGCTTCCCTTCCTTCAGTTCGGCCACCCAATTCAGCGAGTCCTCGACGTCGGGCGGCCCGGCGTCGATGTTCGCCGATCCCTGCGCCGCGGGCCACGACCCGAGGAACCGCAGGTCGGCGGCCCGCCGGTGCAGCGCCGCCAGAGCCGACGCGACGGTGGGGTCGTCGATGTGGCCGGCGACGTCGATGTGGAAACGGTACGCGCCCATCGACTCGCGCGTCGGCCTCGATTCGATGCGGGTGAGGTTGATGTCGCGGACGGCGAATTCGTTCATGGAGCGCATCAGCGTGCCGGGCTCGTTGCGCAGGGTGAACGACACGCTGGTGCGGTCGACGCCGGTGCGGGCGGTGGGCACGCCGGGCCGTCCGACCAGCACGAATCGGGTGCGGGCGCCGCGGACGTCGGCGACGCCCTCGGCGATGGCCTCGAGTTCGAGCAGTTCCCCGGCGCGCGCGGGTGCGGCGCAGGCGTCGTGGACCCCGTCGGCGACCAGGTGCGCCGCGGCTGCGTTCGACGTCGCCGAGTGGAAGTCGGCGTCGGGCAGGTTCGCATCGACCCACTGCTTGACCTGCGGGTATGCGACGGGGTGGGTGGTGAACGTCCGCACCGCCGCGGGGTCCGTCCCCGGCCGCACGAAGATGGAGAACTCCACCCCGATCTCCGTTTCGCGGTAGATCTGCAGTTCGGGCCCCATGGTCAGGGCGTCGAACGTGGGCGTCACCGGCCCGTCGACGCTGTTTTCGATGGCCACGCACGCGAAGTCGGCCTCTCCCCTGCGCACGGCGGCCAGCGCCGCGCCGGGGCTGTCGACGGGCACTGAGTCGACGGAATCGGGTCCGGCGGGGTCGATTTCGCCGCGGCGCGCCATCGTCAGCAGGGCCGCCTCGGTGAATGTCCCGGCGGGGCCGAGATAGGTCACGGTGGTCATGCCCACCAGCCTAAGTCGCCCGTTAGACTTTCGCCCATGACCCGCGATCCCGACTTTTCCGGCGCCGGCGGCATCGTCGCCGCCGTGGAGTCGGGTGAGGCGTCGGCCGCCGAGATCGCGGCGGCGGCGGTGCGGGCCCTCGACGGCCGGCCGGAGGAGACGGGAGTGGCCACGTTGACGCCGGAGCTCGCGTCGGCCACGGCGGAGGCGGTGGATCGCGCGGTGCGCCGCACGCGGGCCGGCGGTCCCCTTGCGGAGGGGCGCGCTCCCGGCCCCTTTTTGCTTGACGACGCCCACGCGCACCCCGTCACCGCACAACCCGCCTCAGCTCGGCCCGCCGCCGCCCACGTCTTCTCCCGCTCCTTGACCGGACTGCCGGTGGCGGTGAAGGACCTGTACACGATCGACGGCGTGACCTGCACGTTCGGTTCGTCGCGACTGTCCCGCACGGCCGATCACACGTCGGACCCGGTGGCGCGCCTGCTGGCCCGCGGGGCGACGATCCCGGCGACGACGGCGACCTCCGAGATGGGCGCGACGGCCTACACCGAGCCGACCGATCTGCCCGCGCCGGATAATCCGCTGCTGCCGGGGCGCACGCCGGGCGGGTCGTCGGGCGGGTCGGCGGTCGCGGTGGCGTCGGGGGCGGTGGCCGCGGCGCTGGGGTCCGATGGCGGCGGTTCCATCCGCGTGCCCGCCGCCGCGTGCGGGTTGGTCGGCCTGAAGCCGGCCCATGACATCCGGGGCGGCCGCTTGGCCACGCCGGGTTTTCTCACGCGTTCGCTCGACGACGCCCGCCTCCTCGCCGATTTGCCCCCGCGCGACTGGGTTCCGCACGACCGGGCCCGGCCCACCCAGCTTTTTCGCACCAAACCTCCGCACGACCGGCCCCTGCGCATCGGCGTGACGGTCCGCCCGTTCCACGCCGACGTCGAGGTCGCCGCCCATTGGCGCGATGCCGCCCTCGCCGCGGCGGATCGCCTGTCCGACGCCGGCCACGACGTCGTGGAGGTGCTGCCGCCGTACCCGCCGGAGGGGCCGGACATCTTCCACACGTTCACCGAGGTCATGGCCTACTTCGCCTCGCGACTGCCCGACGGCGACTTCTCTCCCATGGTCCGCTGGGTCCGCGAGCGCGGCGCGGAGGTCTCCGACGGCGCCGCCGCCGGGCACCAACGCACGCGACTGGAACTGGGCGACGCCATCCGCGCCCGCTGGGACGTCGACGCCGTGATCACCCCGACCCTGGCCTTCGACCCGCCGCCCATCGGGCATTTCGCGGCGATGGCGCCGCAGGACAATTTCCTCGCGCAGACGGAATGGACGCCGTGGCTGTCGCTGTGGAATCTCACGGGCTGGGCGGGCCTGTCGCTGCCGTTCGGCGGGGCGGGCGCATCGGTGCACGTGGGCGCGGTGCGATGCGGCGAAGCCACGCTGCTCGACATCGCCGCCGACCTGGTCGACCCCGCGGCCGATCTTCACGCCGCCGAGCGCCGCGCGGGACTCCTGCGCAACTGCGACGTCCCGGGCGGACGGCGATGACGGCGTCGTCGCCAAGCAACGTCCGGCCCCCGGCCCCCGGCCCGCGGCGCATCAAGGCGGAAATCCTGGTGGTGCTGGCGGTGACGTTCGGCACGTCGGCGCTCAATGCGATCGTGCGGCTCATCGGCGCGCTGGCCGAGGGCTCGCTGCGCGACCAGCCGGTGTCCCTCAACGATGCACTGGCCGACGACCCGTGGCTCAACGGCGCCCTACAGCTGATCCGCATCGCCGGGCTGCTCGCGTGGGGTGCCCTCGCCTGGTACCTCCTGCGCGCCGACGGCATCCGCGGCATGCCCGGCCGCATGCGCGCGGGCGATTGGGCGTGGGGCGCGGGCCTGGCGGCGCTGATCGGCGTGCCCGGCCTCGGGTTATACGTCATCGGCCTCGTCGCGGGGCTCGGCCGGCCGGTGGATCCGGCGGCGATGGGCGTCACGGCCCTCACCGTCGCGCCTCTGCTCGGCTGGGCGGCGGCGAACGCGGTGGCCGAGGAGCTGGTCGTCGTCGGCTGGCTGGTCACGCGCCTGCGGCAGCTGTGGGGCGGGGCCGCGCTTGACGACGCCCACCTCACGCGGCGCACCGTCGCCGCCATCATCGCCGCATCGTCGCTGCTGCGCGGCGCCTATCACCTGTACCAGGGCGTGGGCGCGGGGTTCGGCAACATCGCGATGGGCGTCATCTTCGCCGCGTGGTACCTGCGCACCGGGCGGGTGTGGCCGCTGGTCATCGCGCATTTCCTCATCGACGCCGTCGCCTTCGTCGGCTACCCGTTGGCCGCGCCGTGGCTGGAGTCGCTGGCCTGATCGCGTCGCCGGTTCGATCGGGGTCCGGGCACGCGAAAACCCGGCCCCATCACGACGGGGGCCGGGTCGGTTGTGCGTCTATCGCGTACGGGATCCGGTGGGTTCCGCGGGTTCCGGACAAACCCGCGGGCCAACGAATGCCCGGGAAGGTGATCCTAGAAGTGGATGCCGTGCTTGGCGAACCACGGCTCCGGGTCCACCGGGGTGGAGCCGTCGGGGTGGATCTCGAAGTGCAGGTGCGAGCCGGTGGAGTGGCCGCGGTTGCCCATGCCGGCGATGTACTGGCCGGCGGAGACCGCCTCGCCGACGGTGACCGCGAGGGTCTCCATGTGGCCGTACACGGACACGGAGCCGTCGTTGTGGCGGATGCGGATCCAGTTGCCGTAGCCGGAGGCCGGGCCGGAGTCGATGACGGTGCCCGCCATGACGGCGTGGATCGGGGTGCCCACGGAGTTGGCGATGTCGATGCCGTTGTGCATCGTGCCCCAGCGCGGGCCGTAGCCGGAGGTCTTGGTGCCGTCGGCCGGGCGGAAGACCCGGTCCACGACGGCGGCCGCGGAGCCCTGGCCGGCGTTGCCCGGCAGGGCGCCCTCGATGGCGTCCTGGATCATGGACGGCATCCCCGGCAGCGGGGCGGCGTTGGCCGCGGAAGCGTTGGCGGCGCCGCCGGCGGTGGCGATGCCGGCGAAGGCGGCGACCATCGCGACGTTGCGCTTGGTGATCTTCAGGGGGCTGCTCTTGCGGTGACGTCCGGTGTAACCCATGTGGCGGCTTTCTGATTCGAAGACTGGATTTCGTGATGGGCGGTTCGTAATCGCCCCGTTATTAAGTCGTGACCAGACTATGGAGGACCGCAGACGTTGTCCAACTTTTGGCCGAACTGGTGAAATCCCATCACCCCCGCCTAAATTCGTTCGCCGCAAAAGGCAACTGCGACAGGCGAAAACGCGGTTTCGTGACCACTCGGTGACATCCCCCCGAGGGGATGGGCGTTCCGCCGGGACTTTTTATAACGGCACGATAACGAAACGGAGACGCACGAAACCCGCATCTGCCACATTCGCCACGGGCGTCACAGGCGCCTCATGAGCCCCAAAATCCCGAGTCCGGCGCGCCGCCCCTTCACCGCCGCCGTGGTCAATCCCTCCACCACGGCGCTGACGGGATACGCCTCCTCGACGGTCTCCGCCTTCGCCTCGCGGTTGCGCTCCACCAACTCCGGGGAAATGCCCGGGCCGGGTTCGGCGCCGGCGACGTCGTCAAGCGAAACGACCGGCCAACCGCTGCCCGCGGCCGCCACCGACGCGTGCTTGACGGAGTAATAGCCTCGCACGTGCACGTCGAGCGCGACGCCCGACGCCCCGCGCGCGGCCGCGATGAGATGCGGGTGGAAGCGCGTGGTCAGCCACCGCTGCCCGGCGCGCGCGGGCAGGCCGCGATCCCACAGCTCGGCGAAACGCACGAACAGCGCCCCCTCCGCCAGATCCGGTGCGCGGCGCGCGACCTCCCGCCACACGTGCGCATCGGCGCCCGGGATCGCCTCGATCACCGCCAGGTCCCGCCCCGCCACCGGCCGACCATCGACGTCCCAGCCGCGCAGCGCGGCGATGACGGCATCGGCCAGCGCGCCGACGGGATCCTCCTCGCCGGCCAGCAGATCGCCCTGCAGGCACAGCACGATGGGCCGGGACACCACGTCGGCGCCCGGGCCGTCGTCCTCCGCGAGCTCGATGCCCAGGACGCGGCCGTCGCCGATGCCCGGGAGAGCGTCAAGCGCGTCGAGGCCGGCGGAGTGGCCGAGACCGTCCCCAAGTCCGTTGTCCTCCAGATCCCCCGAACCGAGCACCGTCCACGCATCATCGCCGGTGCAGGTGACGCGCGTGGCCCCGTCGCCGCCGAGCGCGGCGCGCGCAATGTATAAGGAATCGGCGTCGCGCACGTCGATCAAGTCGAAACGGGGCCAGATGCGGTGCATGGTCTCGTCGTGAAGCCCCGCCGGGACCAACCCCATGCCCGTGGCCAGCAGCCGCACCGCGCCCCGGTCGCCCTCCGCCGCCCGGGACCGCTCGGCCACCGCCGACGCCGCCGCGAGGACCACCGACTTGTCGGGCCATATGTCGTTGACCCACCCGCCGCCGAGGGCGTGGATCGTCGACGCGGAAT
This genomic stretch from Corynebacterium hansenii harbors:
- the pheA gene encoding prephenate dehydratase; amino-acid sequence: MTTVTYLGPAGTFTEAALLTMARRGEIDPAGPDSVDSVPVDSPGAALAAVRRGEADFACVAIENSVDGPVTPTFDALTMGPELQIYRETEIGVEFSIFVRPGTDPAAVRTFTTHPVAYPQVKQWVDANLPDADFHSATSNAAAAHLVADGVHDACAAPARAGELLELEAIAEGVADVRGARTRFVLVGRPGVPTARTGVDRTSVSFTLRNEPGTLMRSMNEFAVRDINLTRIESRPTRESMGAYRFHIDVAGHIDDPTVASALAALHRRAADLRFLGSWPAAQGSANIDAGPPDVEDSLNWVAELKEGKRR
- a CDS encoding septum formation family protein, with protein sequence MAERRIKNGMRDGWGLRVAAAAMLVGAGLTAWWQGAPDITGPDVMKPTRQTKVKDVDAAAFTNAQVGDCLTWDIADDGSVSNFVVVGCDEQHRYEVADRVDLRNVDPSIGQFGDDSPEPDQDTLLQLRDSVCREPVQKYVNGKLDPKGRFVPSPILPPSKSWADGDRTMLCGLQPTAAGGAPAQVKGRVADLDQATLVEAGQCVALDESGGLQPIDCGEPHLLEAVGKVDLREKFPDRTPTPDEQNEHLSQACVAAAEEYLGGEENLYQSTLLPFWMSIAPESYDAGTHSVNCWLMKDNGFGGFSSLAGSAKGEFTINGEPKVDPPPRNPLREGGSPQPTAPGAGAPTGTVGGGGAAGGGAAGN
- a CDS encoding LysE family translocator encodes the protein MNWAAFTAMLGIHVVGMTSPGPDVLLILRMATRSRKHALAAVAGIVTGLTAWVTLTVVGVAAVLSSHPALMGAIQLLGGGYLAYMGARMLAGAVRGIRELRAGGAPAVGAGALGTVGGAYRQGLLTNLSNPKVVLFFAAVLSQFMPVGAPWWVQAVYVAALLATSVLWFGFIAVTVSTEPVVRRLVSAGPWIDLVAGVVFGALGVSFLWQGLTTLT
- a CDS encoding metallopeptidase family protein, with translation MIDVSEERFDELVDEAIDLIPDEFLDMMENVVILVAPRNPDTPDLLGLYEGVPLTERTADHWGPPDCIHIYREALCDYCASEEVLVEQIRVTVLHEVGHFFGMDEDDLDRLGYA
- a CDS encoding amidase family protein, with amino-acid sequence MTRDPDFSGAGGIVAAVESGEASAAEIAAAAVRALDGRPEETGVATLTPELASATAEAVDRAVRRTRAGGPLAEGRAPGPFLLDDAHAHPVTAQPASARPAAAHVFSRSLTGLPVAVKDLYTIDGVTCTFGSSRLSRTADHTSDPVARLLARGATIPATTATSEMGATAYTEPTDLPAPDNPLLPGRTPGGSSGGSAVAVASGAVAAALGSDGGGSIRVPAAACGLVGLKPAHDIRGGRLATPGFLTRSLDDARLLADLPPRDWVPHDRARPTQLFRTKPPHDRPLRIGVTVRPFHADVEVAAHWRDAALAAADRLSDAGHDVVEVLPPYPPEGPDIFHTFTEVMAYFASRLPDGDFSPMVRWVRERGAEVSDGAAAGHQRTRLELGDAIRARWDVDAVITPTLAFDPPPIGHFAAMAPQDNFLAQTEWTPWLSLWNLTGWAGLSLPFGGAGASVHVGAVRCGEATLLDIAADLVDPAADLHAAERRAGLLRNCDVPGGRR
- a CDS encoding CPBP family intramembrane glutamic endopeptidase; the protein is MTASSPSNVRPPAPGPRRIKAEILVVLAVTFGTSALNAIVRLIGALAEGSLRDQPVSLNDALADDPWLNGALQLIRIAGLLAWGALAWYLLRADGIRGMPGRMRAGDWAWGAGLAALIGVPGLGLYVIGLVAGLGRPVDPAAMGVTALTVAPLLGWAAANAVAEELVVVGWLVTRLRQLWGGAALDDAHLTRRTVAAIIAASSLLRGAYHLYQGVGAGFGNIAMGVIFAAWYLRTGRVWPLVIAHFLIDAVAFVGYPLAAPWLESLA
- a CDS encoding histidine phosphatase family protein, which translates into the protein MTKFDGNFAAGEDHSLEESVGQAHRGEDRLILIRHGQTHANIARILDTALPGAPLTDQGIIQARRLGRVLLPSWDRLHEVVTSHALRARQTGAGAVAGLHLLAGPGVRLRHEAGLHEVQAGDIEGRSDYEAHRRFMEIFHGWLHGDFAAKVPGGESADDVLARYLPVLRKLVGEDPAASGLAASGGAPGVSLGDGPASHSGAADHAAGAAGAGAVGDAASGAGSVGDAAAGAGRNIAVVSHGAAIRLIAQHLAGIDGKFIFENPLPNAARVELVRDVDAGDGDKAGSWKLARWGELSNEPEAR
- a CDS encoding M23 family metallopeptidase; protein product: MGYTGRHRKSSPLKITKRNVAMVAAFAGIATAGGAANASAANAAPLPGMPSMIQDAIEGALPGNAGQGSAAAVVDRVFRPADGTKTSGYGPRWGTMHNGIDIANSVGTPIHAVMAGTVIDSGPASGYGNWIRIRHNDGSVSVYGHMETLAVTVGEAVSAGQYIAGMGNRGHSTGSHLHFEIHPDGSTPVDPEPWFAKHGIHF
- a CDS encoding polysaccharide pyruvyl transferase family protein, with the translated sequence MSAHDDVIYLVAPTGHPNFGDEYIAAAWLRTLARRRPRARVVLDCPHPGMVGVLHAGLHPNLTATDTLFRLAEAARAGIPDDGGHWLEAARRAEVAAVDPDVLDDVAPRLEPGLDLLYSASTIHALGGGWVNDIWPDKSVVLAAASAVAERSRAAEGDRGAVRLLATGMGLVPAGLHDETMHRIWPRFDLIDVRDADSLYIARAALGGDGATRVTCTGDDAWTVLGSGDLEDNGLGDGLGHSAGLDALDALPGIGDGRVLGIELAEDDGPGADVVSRPIVLCLQGDLLAGEEDPVGALADAVIAALRGWDVDGRPVAGRDLAVIEAIPGADAHVWREVARRAPDLAEGALFVRFAELWDRGLPARAGQRWLTTRFHPHLIAAARGASGVALDVHVRGYYSVKHASVAAAGSGWPVVSLDDVAGAEPGPGISPELVERNREAKAETVEEAYPVSAVVEGLTTAAVKGRRAGLGILGLMRRL